The Besnoitia besnoiti strain Bb-Ger1 chromosome Unknown contig00018, whole genome shotgun sequence genome contains a region encoding:
- a CDS encoding DHHC zinc finger domain-containing protein (encoded by transcript BESB_032910), with the protein MTPNRDLPEPAGARVHPAACFSEDCVSRSSSASSSLPAAAYSSSPSPGGGAWDGECGAEAIEQLFLLLRCGKGKAVKSLLKRLPRAVVHARDAGGHTLLHWAALCGEIEVLKFLLARGADPDARAAATRQTPLMWSIIRDNIVAMRLLLDTLESPSAGLAAASGPVPAAAAPHAAPAAAAVPSLSSPHAASGAAGVAEAPAKERQLAGELGGWRARDSKGATCAILAAQHDSRRALLLLVRRAGRACLDETDENGCSPAHWAAFKNHVEVLRLLHYFEADFTSIDLFGCLALHRAVEAGQLEACKVLVEECDVSRNERNTKSNVSALELAESLQPPRPDLVAFLRAPHVSRPTRALPLLQASERPGRGGRWQSLRRMTNLFCNWNEPLKYKHPSIIVLFCLLLMIYTSRVTFACLRPSRGAQLALPHFLQSPCGLEAHARASGSSSAFASLFGSPPSSPRAPCPEAAQAARGDAQDLGLFLLVVVSDPGIIRKRRRGASAVEELMQILGDRQTSAETLAALDPDRLCRSCWVYRALRTKHCFVCDRCVEGFDHHCLWSYNCVGALNARLFTSWLLYHFATQLLHLCCSLAFLSVSDSAGEPSFTDAVLHGRCPNRALLLFTTLLHGLTLPRLSVLVYRHLRNIAENVTANEVLNRSRYAYLWRAVSARGQRAVRGARKSVNPFSAGVWKNCVTFWLGRRTFYSASVSNALLQLRQLFPPLSPSAAALARSPAHAQGTSPSFVSRLLSFFSVSAILAALRPCRRTPPGPAARETQPDESGRGVASMHREAARQTRGGEERWTESGVELRCFASEEKCSGRPDARAIARGGKADGVATTAASASLHKSLNKGKVV; encoded by the exons ATGACGCCGAACCGCGACCTGCCAGAACCCGCTGGCGCTCGGGTTCATCCTGCGGCCTGCTTCTCAGAAGACTGTGTCTCTcgctcgtcgtctgcctcctcctccctccccgcAGCAGCCTactcttcgtctccgtcgccgggCGGGGGCGCGTGGGACGGCGAatgcggcgccgaggcgattGAGCAACTCTTTCTGCTGCTCCGCTGCGGAAAGGGCAAGGCTGTGAAGAGTCTCCtgaagcgcctgccgcgcgctgtcgtccacgcgcgagacgccggggGCCACACACTCCTGCACTGGGCTGCCTTGTGCGGAGAAATCGAAGTCCTCAAGTTCCTCCTGGCTAGGG gcgccgacccggacgcgcgggcggcggcgacgcggcagacgccgctcaTGTGGAGCATCATCCGAGACAACATCGTGGCgatgcgcctgctgctcgaCACCCTCGAGTCGCCCTctgccggcctcgccgccgcctcaggtCCCGttccagccgctgcagcgccccatgctgcgcctgcggcggccgccgtcccttctctctcttctccc CATGCGGCGTCGGGTGCGGctggcgtcgcggaggcgcctgccaAGGAGAGGCAGCTCGCAGGCGAGCTCGGGGGttggcgcgcccgcgacagcAAGGGCGCGACGTGTGCGatcctcgccgcgcagcacgaCTCGCGTAGggcgcttctgcttctggtcaggcgcgccggcagagcgTGTCTGGATGAAACCGACGAAAACGGATGCAGCCCTGCGCACTGGGCTGCCTTCAAG AACCACGTGGAAGTCCTTCGCCTGTTGCATTATTTCGAAGCGGATTTCACCTCCATCGACCTCTTCGGCTGTCTCGCCCTGCACCGCGCGGTGGAGGCGGGTCAACTTGAGGCCTGCAA AGTCCTCGTGGAGGAATGCGACGTCAGCCGGAACGAACGGAACACCAAGTCGAACGTG TCGGCGCTTGAGCTTGCGGAGAGTCTCCAACCGCCCCGACCCGACTTGGTGgcgtttctccgcgcgccgcacgtCAGCCGCCCTACGCGGGCCTTGCCGCTTCTCCAGGCGTCTGAGCGC CCgggtcgcggcggacgatggcagtcgctgcggcgcatgACGAATCTCTTCTGCAACTGGAACGAGCCCCTCAAGTACAAGCACCCCAGCATCATCgttctcttctgccttcttctcaTGATCTACACGTCCCGAGTAACCTTTGCG TGCCTCCGCccttctcgcggcgcgcagcttgCGCTGCCGCACTTTTTGCAGTCGCCGTGCGGACtcgaggcgcatgcgcgcgcgtcgggatcctcctccgcgttcgcctcgctgtttggctcgccgccctcgagtccgcgggcgccatgtcccgaggctgcgcaggccgcgcggggagacgcgcagg ACCTGGGACTTTTTCTCCTTGTCGTGGTGTCCGATCCCGGCATCATCcgcaagcggcggcgcggcgcgagcgccgtcgAGGAGCTCATGCAG ATCCTCGGCGACAGACAGACGAGTGCAGAGACACTTGCAGCCCTCGATCCTGACCGCCTGTGTCGATCTTGCTGGGTTtaccgcgcgctgcggaccAAGCACTGCTT CGTCTGCGACCGCTGCGTCGAGGGCTTTGACCATCACTGCCTCTGGTCGTACAactgcgtcggcgcgctcAACGCACGGCTCTTCACTTCGTGGCTCCTGTACCATTTTGCTACTCAG ctgcttcactTGTgctgctctctcgccttcctaTCGGTCTCGGATTCGGCCGGGGAGCCAAGTTTCACCGACGCGGTTCTCCACGGGCGATGTCCCAACCGAGCTTTGCTTCTTTTC ACGACGCTGCTTCATGGACTCAccctccctcgcctcagcgtgCTCGTGTACCGACACCTGAGAAATATCGCAGAAAACGTCACGGCGAACGAAGTCCTCAACCGCAGCCG GTACGCGTATCTGTGGCGGGCGGTCTCGGCTCGCGGCCAGCGAGccgtgcgcggcgcgagaaaaaGTGTAAATCCCTTTTCCGCAGGA GTGTGGAAGAACTGTGTGACGTTTTGGCTCGGTCGGCGAACATTTTACAGCGCGTCGGTTTCGAATGCGCTGCTTCAGCTTCGCCAGCTGTTTCCgcccctctcgccctccgcggcggcgctcgcgcggtcgccggcgcacgcCCAGGGGACCTCCCCGTCGTTcgtttcgcgtcttctctccttttttTCCGTCAGCGCCATCCTCGCAGCCCTCCGTCCCTGCAGGCGGACACCCCCagggcctgctgcgcgcgagactcAGCCAGACGAGAGCGGACGAGGGGTGGCGTCGATGCacagagaagccgcgcggcagacgcggggcggagaagagcgcTGGACGGAGTCGGGAGTCGAGCTGCGCTGCTTTGCCTCTGAGGAGAAGTGCAGCGGCAGGCCCGACGCGCGTGCGATCGCCAGAGGCGGAAAAGCAGATGGCGTGGCGACCACGGCTGCGAGCGCCAGCCTGCACAAGTCGCTCAACAAAGGCAAAGTCGTCTGA
- a CDS encoding chloride transporter, chloride channel (ClC) family protein (encoded by transcript BESB_032920), whose protein sequence is MEKHIKFPASFGVRSFPPAVTSLAWPSASPPSASPPSASPPSASPPSASPPSASPPSASPPSASPRSATPAIAAVSSASAASSSPPSFWVTAAPCFAAALCPCAWVPCASEPAAAPAPSSSASLSADADGLQGQPFSSACLHDDSLFRVVQRMNAVVLRAPSPVPPPCGCRSYAPAAPGKH, encoded by the coding sequence ATGGAGAAGCACATTAAATTTCCTGCGTCTTTCGGTGTGCGGTCTTTCCCTCCTGCTGTCACTTCTCTCGCTTggccttctgcctcgcctccctctgcctcgcctccctctgcctcgcctccctctgcctcgcctccctctgcttcgcctccctctgcttcgcctccctctgcgtcacctccctctgcctcgcctcgctctgcgaCGCCTGCTATCGCTGCCGTTTCttcggcctctgctgcttcgtcgAGTCCGCCGTCCTTCTGGGTGACTGCAGCGccctgcttcgccgccgcactgTGTCCCTGCGCGTGGGTTCCTTGTGCCTCCgagccggctgcggcgcccgccccctcctcctctgcgagtTTGTCTGCGGACGCAGACGGACTACAAGGACAGCcgttctcctccgcctgtctCCACGACGATTCTCTTTTTCGAGTCGTTCAGAGGATGAACGCGGtcgtgctgcgcgcgccctcgcccgttCCCCCTCCTTGTGGCTGCCGCTCCtacgcgccggctgcgccgggCAAGCACTAG
- a CDS encoding pyruvate dehydrogenase complex subunit PD-HE1Beta (encoded by transcript BESB_032930) has translation MAKVLALFALSLPLWGWVFLCVSECGVQARHLSPSGSLSSLAASTLHALPRRAASAASSHVSTAFLSAPTGNALNLSSPKPPFSSPASPAPAIASAVAASQSPTPAVAIPEAVVDGELVNGKSVRDWKVERSLYQALHMALAEEMDRDRSVCVMGEDVGHYGGSYKVTRELHARFGNFRCMDTPICENTFTGMAVGAAMNGLRPVVEGMNMGFLLLAFNQISNNAGMVRYTSGGAFDVPIVIRGPGGVGKQLGPEHSQRIEAYLMAVPGLKIVACSTPYNARGLLKSAIRENNPVVFFEHVLTYNIKEEIPLLPYTLPLDKAEVPREGKDVTVLAYGKLRHVALEAAEQLAGLGLSAEVVDLISLKPLDMATIQSSIRKTGRCIILDESSRTGGIGGEIFAQVMENCADDLLEVPVRLATKDIPTPYAAKLEEATIVTPEDVVNSALWLVSKRGPSAQQASP, from the exons ATGGCGAAGGTCCTCGCGCTGTTCGCTCTCAGTCTTCCCCTGTGGGGCTGGGTGTTTCTTTGTGTCTCCGAGTGTGGGGTGCAAGCCCGTCACCTGTCTCCGTCCGGCTCCCTGTCCTCTTTAGCAGCCTCCACACTGcacgcgcttccgcggcgcgcggcttcggccgCCTCGAGCCACGTCTCCACGGCCTTCCTCAGCGCACCTACCGGGAATGCTTTGAACCTCTCGTCGCCTAAGCCCCCGTTCtcctctccggcgtcgcctgcgcccgcgatcgcaagcgccgtcgctgcgtctcAGTCCCCCACG CCGGCTGTCGCGATTCCCGAAGCTGTGGTGGATGGCGAGCTCGTGAACGGGAAAAGCGTGCGCGACTGGAAAGTTGAGCGCTCGCTCTACCAGGCGCTGCACATGGCTCTTGCCGAGGAGATGGACCGAGACCGGAGCGTCTGCGTGATGG GCGAAGACGTCGGTCACTACGGGGGCTCGTACAAGGTGACGCgtgagctgcatgcgcgttttGGGAATTTCCGTTGCATGGACACGCCGATTTGCGAAAACACGTTCACGGGCATggcggtcggcgccgcgaTGAACGGCTTGCGACCAGTCGTCGAGGGCATGAACATGGGCTTTCTTCTGCTCGCCTTCAACCAGATCTCTAACAACGCCGGCATGGTTCGCTACACGAGTGGAGGCGCCTTCGACGTCCCCATCGTCATCcgcgggcccggaggcgtCGGAAAGCAACTTGGCCCTGAGCACTCGCAGCGCATCGAGGCGTACCTGATG GCAGTTCCTGGGCTGAAGATCGTCGCGTGTTCGACGCCTTACAACGCGCGGGGCTTGCTCAAGTCGGCGATTCGCGAGAATAATCCGGTGGTGTTTTTCGAGCACGTGTTGACCTACAACATCAAGGAGGAGATTCCGCTGCTGCCATATACGCTGCCGCTGGACAAGGCGGAAGTCCCGCGCGAAGGTAAAGACGTCACCGTGCTCGCCTACGGCAAACTGCGGCACGttgcgctggaggccgccgagcagctcgcgggcctcgggCTCAGCGCCGAAGTCGTGGACCTGATCTCGCTTAAGCCTCTCGACATGGCCACGATCCAGAGCAGCATCCGGAAGACTGGACGCTGCATCATTCTTGACGAAAGCAGCCGCACCGGAGGCATCGGCGGCGAAATCTTTGCACAG GTCATGGAGAACTGTGCCGACGACCTGCTGGAGGTGCCTGTAAGGCTCGCGACGAAAGACATTCCCACTCCATACGCAGCGAAGCTGGAAGAGGCGACGATCGTCACGCCGGAGGACGTTGTGAACTCTGCGCTCTGGCTAGTGTCGAAGCGAGGGCCTTCGGCGCAGCAAGCGTCGCCTTGA